A stretch of Kaistella flava (ex Peng et al. 2021) DNA encodes these proteins:
- a CDS encoding bacteriophage spanin2 family protein, with product MKNIFVLVLALIMLTSCQTRVVSTQKPMKSNSLELYHKYTIQTNDAKVVKLEVLKLDDENIYGKLKSGEDVVINKSDVREVKKPDVFSSVIIGLAAVAAVVFVPI from the coding sequence ATGAAAAACATATTTGTCCTAGTCTTAGCTCTTATAATGTTGACCTCTTGTCAAACACGCGTAGTAAGTACGCAAAAACCAATGAAAAGTAATTCTCTGGAATTGTATCATAAATACACGATTCAAACCAATGATGCAAAGGTTGTAAAATTGGAAGTTTTAAAATTAGATGACGAAAATATTTACGGGAAATTGAAATCAGGTGAAGACGTTGTTATTAATAAAAGTGACGTTCGTGAAGTTAAGAAACCAGATGTATTCTCCTCGGTAATTATCGGTTTGGCTGCTGTAGCTGCCGTTGTTTTTGTGCCGATTTAA
- a CDS encoding NAD(P)/FAD-dependent oxidoreductase yields the protein MKKKKIVIIGGGAAGFFCAANLDETKFEVIILEQNSDVLQKVKISGGGRCNVAHACFDPKELVQFYPRGNKELLSVFHKFQPGDTMEWFEQRNVSLKIENDNRIFPESNSSQTIINTLQEEVSNKHFQIHTKSVVLEIALKENQYLITTSTNTYVADYVIYTTGSSPKSLKMIQSLGHKIVEPVPSLFTFNIKNDTLKDLMGTSFPYAEVSIPQLKMDESGPMLITHWGLSGPAILKLSAWKARELADLKYQFEIIVNFLGIDLEIAEETFKTFRQDHPKKTIGSSKIFDITTRFWHRIIWLSKVDLDKNISNVSGQELQKIVQHLCENKMKVNGKSTYKDEFVTAGGIDLKEIDFKTMKSKILPQFYIAGEVLNIDAVTGGFNFQACWSEAWLIAQDLNAVQF from the coding sequence TTGAAAAAGAAAAAAATAGTCATAATCGGTGGAGGCGCAGCCGGATTCTTCTGTGCAGCAAATCTCGACGAAACCAAGTTTGAAGTAATCATTCTGGAGCAGAATTCTGATGTCCTGCAAAAGGTGAAGATCTCCGGTGGCGGAAGATGCAATGTTGCCCATGCTTGTTTTGATCCGAAAGAACTGGTCCAGTTTTACCCAAGAGGGAATAAAGAGTTATTAAGTGTCTTTCACAAGTTTCAACCTGGCGACACGATGGAATGGTTTGAACAACGAAATGTTTCGTTGAAGATTGAAAACGATAACCGGATCTTTCCAGAAAGTAATTCTTCGCAAACGATCATTAATACTTTACAGGAAGAAGTGTCCAATAAGCATTTTCAAATACATACAAAATCAGTTGTCTTAGAAATTGCACTAAAAGAGAATCAATATTTAATTACAACCAGCACGAATACTTATGTAGCTGATTATGTTATATACACCACAGGAAGTTCGCCGAAGTCTTTGAAGATGATTCAAAGTTTGGGACATAAAATCGTAGAACCTGTTCCGTCTCTTTTTACTTTTAATATTAAAAATGATACTTTAAAAGATTTGATGGGAACGAGTTTTCCTTACGCGGAAGTTTCTATTCCACAATTAAAAATGGATGAATCTGGCCCGATGTTGATTACGCATTGGGGACTTTCCGGCCCAGCCATTTTAAAACTTTCTGCCTGGAAAGCTAGAGAACTTGCGGATTTAAAATATCAGTTTGAAATCATCGTTAATTTTTTAGGAATCGATTTAGAAATCGCTGAAGAGACTTTTAAAACTTTCCGACAAGATCATCCTAAGAAGACGATTGGAAGTTCGAAAATCTTTGATATTACGACCCGCTTTTGGCATCGAATTATTTGGTTGTCAAAAGTAGATCTAGATAAAAACATCTCTAATGTTTCGGGACAAGAACTACAGAAAATTGTTCAACATCTTTGTGAGAACAAAATGAAGGTCAATGGAAAGTCCACCTACAAAGATGAATTCGTAACCGCCGGCGGAATTGATTTGAAAGAAATCGATTTTAAAACAATGAAATCTAAAATCCTTCCTCAATTCTATATTGCCGGAGAAGTTTTAAATATTGACGCAGTTACGGGCGGATTTAATTTTCAGGCTTGCTGGAGTGAGGCTTGGTTGATTGCCCAAGATTTAAATGCCGTTCAATTTTAA
- a CDS encoding acyl-CoA thioesterase, with the protein MSDYHYKFEVRWSDIDANRHLANSSYVMYCAQTRMAFMNTHKMGLKELSYWGIGPVILHERYSFFKEIYADQTVFVSLEIAGMSEDASIYQFVHKFYLPDGTHCATAEATGVWIDTMLRKSTTPPDDVLEVMNEFKGEHVKTLTKQDLKDLPFKPENVEAFHKKNTFSWKKEKDQPSGE; encoded by the coding sequence ATGTCTGATTATCATTACAAATTTGAAGTTCGCTGGAGCGATATTGATGCGAACCGCCACTTGGCCAATTCTTCATACGTTATGTATTGCGCGCAAACCAGAATGGCTTTTATGAACACGCATAAAATGGGTTTGAAAGAGTTAAGTTATTGGGGAATTGGACCGGTAATTTTACATGAGCGGTATTCTTTTTTTAAGGAAATCTATGCTGACCAAACGGTTTTTGTTTCGCTGGAAATTGCAGGAATGTCGGAAGATGCAAGCATCTATCAGTTCGTTCACAAATTTTATTTACCTGACGGAACTCATTGCGCAACCGCTGAAGCGACCGGAGTTTGGATTGATACGATGTTAAGAAAATCAACGACTCCACCGGATGATGTTTTGGAAGTGATGAATGAATTCAAGGGGGAACACGTGAAAACTTTAACAAAACAAGACTTGAAAGATTTGCCTTTCAAACCGGAAAATGTGGAAGCATTTCACAAGAAGAACACCTTCAGCTGGAAAAAAGAAAAAGATCAACCGTCGGGAGAATAA
- the thiL gene encoding thiamine-phosphate kinase has protein sequence MLEDKNPELTPISAYGEFGLIKHLTENFSFDNSSTEVSVGDDCAVINPEGQKVVVTTDVLAEGVHFNLGYVPLKHLGYKAVVVNLSDVAAMNATPTQILVSLAVSSRFPVEALEEIYAGIYMACKHYKVDLVGGDTTSSTSGLVITITAIGLENSENLIKRNGAKPNDLLVVTGDLGGAYMGLQILEREHSVYLANPNMQPEMEGYDYILERQLKPEARTDIKKTLKELDIHPTSMIDVSDGLSSETLHLSDQSKVGFRIYEEKIPMDSLTISTAEELNLNPVMCALNGGEDYELLFTIAPADFEKIKNHPDFTIIGHAVDLDQGNYLVARGSSELIPLNAQGWDAFLNKGK, from the coding sequence ATGCTAGAAGATAAAAACCCAGAATTAACTCCAATTTCCGCTTATGGTGAATTTGGATTAATTAAACACCTCACCGAAAACTTTAGTTTTGATAATTCTTCTACAGAAGTTTCTGTCGGTGACGATTGCGCAGTCATTAATCCTGAAGGTCAAAAAGTAGTTGTTACGACTGATGTTTTGGCGGAAGGAGTCCATTTCAACTTAGGATATGTTCCATTGAAACACTTAGGATATAAAGCGGTTGTAGTCAACCTTAGTGATGTTGCTGCCATGAATGCTACGCCAACTCAAATCTTAGTTTCACTTGCCGTATCAAGCCGTTTCCCGGTAGAAGCTTTAGAGGAGATTTACGCAGGAATTTATATGGCATGTAAACATTACAAAGTTGATTTAGTTGGTGGCGACACGACAAGTTCTACGTCTGGTTTAGTAATTACGATTACAGCGATTGGCCTTGAAAATTCTGAAAATTTAATCAAAAGAAATGGTGCAAAACCAAATGACCTATTAGTAGTAACGGGTGATTTAGGTGGCGCTTATATGGGCTTGCAAATTTTGGAGAGAGAACATTCTGTTTATCTTGCTAATCCTAATATGCAACCTGAAATGGAAGGCTACGATTATATTCTGGAAAGACAATTGAAACCGGAAGCAAGAACTGACATTAAGAAAACTTTGAAAGAATTGGATATTCATCCAACATCTATGATTGATGTTTCTGATGGATTATCTTCTGAAACATTGCATTTATCGGATCAAAGTAAAGTTGGTTTTAGAATCTACGAAGAAAAAATTCCGATGGATTCTTTAACGATTTCTACGGCAGAAGAATTGAACTTGAATCCTGTAATGTGCGCACTGAACGGCGGCGAAGATTATGAATTGTTGTTTACAATCGCACCCGCTGATTTCGAGAAAATTAAAAATCATCCGGATTTTACCATTATCGGTCACGCCGTTGATTTGGATCAAGGAAATTATTTAGTGGCAAGAGGAAGCAGTGAATTGATTCCTCTGAATGCACAAGGCTGGGATGCTTTCCTGAATAAAGGAAAGTAG
- the rpmA gene encoding 50S ribosomal protein L27: protein MAHKKGVGSSKNGRESHSKRLGVKIFGGQEAIAGNIIVRQRGTTHHPGENVGMGKDHTLHALIAGKVVFRKKQNNRSFVSIEPSTETNA from the coding sequence ATGGCACATAAGAAAGGAGTTGGTAGTTCCAAAAATGGTAGAGAATCGCATTCCAAAAGATTGGGAGTTAAGATTTTCGGAGGACAAGAAGCTATCGCTGGTAACATCATCGTGAGACAAAGAGGTACAACACACCACCCAGGTGAAAACGTGGGGATGGGTAAAGACCACACATTGCACGCTTTGATCGCTGGTAAAGTAGTTTTCAGAAAGAAACAAAACAACAGATCATTCGTATCTATTGAACCAAGCACTGAAACAAACGCATAA
- the rplU gene encoding 50S ribosomal protein L21, translating to MFAIVEIAGLQYKVEQDQKLFVNRLKGDKGGKVSFDKVLLTVNGSTTIGAPAVSGITVDAVILDHLKADKVIIFKKKRRKGYEKKNGHRQSLTQIQITGITGFDSKKEEKKAAPKAKKEAAVSEEAPVAKKTTKKSDSETAE from the coding sequence ATGTTTGCAATTGTAGAAATAGCAGGGCTTCAATATAAAGTTGAGCAAGACCAAAAGTTGTTTGTAAACCGTTTGAAAGGCGATAAAGGAGGAAAAGTTTCTTTCGATAAAGTTCTTTTAACTGTAAACGGTTCTACAACAATCGGCGCCCCAGCTGTAAGCGGTATCACTGTTGATGCTGTAATCTTAGACCACTTAAAAGCTGATAAAGTAATCATCTTCAAAAAGAAAAGAAGAAAAGGATACGAAAAGAAAAACGGTCACAGACAGTCTTTAACTCAAATTCAAATTACTGGAATCACTGGTTTCGATAGTAAGAAAGAAGAGAAAAAAGCTGCACCGAAAGCTAAAAAAGAAGCAGCAGTTTCGGAAGAAGCTCCAGTTGCTAAAAAAACAACCAAAAAATCAGACAGCGAAACCGCTGAATAA
- a CDS encoding acyltransferase family protein: MKRDLYIDFAKGFATLAIIFIHTVFWSGQFYVPTELRVLSLLIDVPLFFALSGLTSGANIEKTLYRLLKLQITYMIFVTFLFFLDYLFKVFGLTIFGLDWMKDFYSTFGTKYVPQSITDIPQWQNLGNWYLHQYTNADTFPVVMGSFWYLKVYFILTVFGVLILRFFPKHINWFIGLCLGLTLLFNVFPQYYPTGQVGYVALYLGIFLIAHQLKGKKIKTKWVPALYGILMLILIFLFWNSGKELFLKMNKAKFPPKLLYVFWASFSLLTLFVLYNRLKIEKNNLLTYIGQNAIFFYFAQGMSSSLIYFIVVPLKEYLPWGILVVLIFGINIFLAIIISEGLKKVDAFGWRIMEFLRKKTASV, translated from the coding sequence ATGAAAAGAGATCTCTACATTGACTTTGCAAAAGGTTTCGCGACACTTGCTATTATCTTTATCCACACCGTTTTTTGGTCCGGACAATTTTATGTCCCAACCGAACTTCGGGTTCTGTCCTTATTAATAGATGTTCCTTTGTTTTTTGCTTTAAGTGGACTTACTTCTGGCGCAAATATCGAAAAGACGCTTTATAGATTATTGAAACTGCAGATCACTTATATGATTTTCGTGACCTTTCTTTTCTTCCTCGATTATTTATTTAAAGTATTTGGCTTAACTATTTTTGGTCTCGATTGGATGAAAGATTTCTATTCCACTTTCGGCACTAAATACGTTCCGCAAAGTATTACTGATATTCCACAATGGCAAAATCTTGGTAATTGGTATCTTCATCAATATACGAATGCAGATACTTTTCCTGTCGTAATGGGGAGTTTTTGGTATTTAAAAGTCTATTTTATTCTAACCGTTTTTGGAGTTTTAATTCTAAGGTTTTTCCCGAAACATATCAATTGGTTTATCGGACTTTGTTTAGGTTTAACCTTACTATTTAATGTTTTTCCACAGTATTATCCAACAGGCCAAGTTGGTTACGTCGCTTTGTATTTGGGAATATTCCTAATCGCTCATCAATTAAAAGGTAAAAAAATAAAGACAAAATGGGTTCCTGCTTTATATGGAATTTTAATGCTGATTCTTATTTTCCTTTTCTGGAATTCTGGCAAAGAATTATTTTTAAAAATGAATAAAGCGAAGTTTCCACCGAAATTACTTTATGTTTTTTGGGCAAGTTTCTCACTGCTCACTTTATTTGTTTTATATAATCGACTAAAAATCGAAAAGAATAATTTGCTAACTTATATTGGCCAAAATGCGATTTTCTTTTATTTTGCGCAGGGTATGAGTTCCTCTCTCATTTATTTTATTGTTGTTCCACTCAAAGAATATTTGCCGTGGGGGATTTTGGTTGTTTTAATTTTTGGTATTAATATTTTCTTGGCTATTATTATTTCTGAAGGATTGAAAAAAGTTGATGCTTTTGGCTGGCGAATTATGGAATTTTTACGTAAAAAAACGGCTTCAGTATAA
- a CDS encoding tRNA-(ms[2]io[6]A)-hydroxylase, with amino-acid sequence MFKLRLLTDPRWANIAEGNLEEILTDHAWCEQKATTNAITIITMCPEYPEIVTELLKIAQEELEHFQQVHEIIKKRGYTFGRERKDDYVGQLFKFIVQGTRKEYIIDRMLFAAMIEARSCERFRVLTENIKDEELKTFYKDLMISEAGHYTTFIGFARQLGDVEKVNARWEEWLDYEAEIIKSYGKKETIHG; translated from the coding sequence ATGTTTAAATTAAGACTTTTGACCGATCCGCGTTGGGCGAATATTGCTGAAGGTAATTTAGAAGAAATCCTGACGGATCACGCTTGGTGCGAACAAAAAGCCACGACCAATGCGATTACGATTATAACCATGTGTCCGGAATACCCGGAAATCGTTACGGAGCTTTTGAAAATCGCACAGGAAGAATTAGAACATTTCCAGCAAGTACACGAAATCATAAAAAAGCGCGGCTATACTTTCGGTAGAGAAAGGAAGGATGATTATGTTGGTCAGTTATTTAAATTCATTGTTCAGGGAACACGCAAGGAATACATTATCGACAGAATGCTTTTTGCGGCGATGATAGAAGCAAGAAGTTGTGAAAGATTCAGAGTTCTAACCGAGAATATCAAAGATGAAGAATTGAAAACCTTCTATAAAGATCTGATGATTTCTGAAGCGGGACATTACACGACTTTTATTGGGTTCGCACGACAATTAGGAGATGTTGAAAAAGTAAATGCACGTTGGGAAGAATGGTTGGATTATGAAGCCGAGATCATAAAATCCTACGGAAAAAAAGAAACCATTCACGGTTAA
- a CDS encoding DUF502 domain-containing protein, protein MITKHQFEKLLNTFAKSFFQGLLIIGPFALTIWIIWYIVSSIDNIIPSLSDHFYPGMTFVIVICSTTLIGYLGSKFIIGRVIVDSFDYLLEHTPGIKFIYTSLKDVMTSFVGDKKKFNQPVLIKTTENPAIWRIGFLTQSDLSSVGFPEHVSVYLPHSYAVSGWVVFVLATNITILENVTAAQAMKFAVSGGVAGFHSDDNVFKAPE, encoded by the coding sequence ATGATAACTAAACACCAATTTGAGAAATTACTTAACACCTTTGCAAAATCGTTTTTCCAAGGTTTGTTAATTATAGGACCTTTTGCCTTAACAATTTGGATTATTTGGTATATCGTTTCGAGTATTGATAATATCATTCCGTCTTTATCCGACCACTTTTATCCTGGAATGACCTTCGTTATTGTTATTTGCTCCACAACTTTAATCGGTTATCTTGGAAGTAAATTCATTATCGGAAGAGTAATCGTCGACAGTTTCGATTATCTGCTGGAACATACTCCGGGAATTAAATTCATCTACACTTCTTTGAAAGACGTAATGACTTCTTTTGTTGGAGATAAGAAAAAATTCAACCAACCGGTTCTTATTAAAACTACAGAAAATCCCGCTATTTGGCGCATCGGATTTTTAACGCAAAGTGACCTTTCGTCTGTTGGTTTTCCCGAACACGTTTCGGTTTATCTTCCACATTCATATGCTGTTTCGGGTTGGGTCGTATTTGTTTTAGCAACTAATATTACCATTTTAGAAAATGTAACTGCTGCACAAGCAATGAAATTTGCTGTGAGTGGTGGCGTTGCCGGATTCCACTCCGATGACAATGTCTTCAAAGCGCCGGAATGA
- a CDS encoding tryptophanase encodes MKLPYAEPFRIKMVEEIRQSTKEEREEWLKNAKYNLFNLKSSQVYIDLLTDSGTGAMSDQQWGALMTGDESYAGSKSFEQLHQTVQKITGYKYLLPTHQGRAAENVLFSVLVKDGDVIPGNSHFDTTKGHIEIRKAHAIDCTVDEAFDIEDPHPFKGNINLEKLEEVYKAHPKEKIPFCLITITCNSSGGQPVSLENMKAVKELSDRYGIPIYFDSARFAENAYFIKMREKGQENRTIKEIAKEAFSYGVGMTMSSKKDGLVNIGGFIALNDAEIFKKASNFTIIFEGFITYGGMAGRDMAALAVGLNEATEFEYLESRISQVEYLGNKLIKFGIPVQKPIGGHAVFIDSLQFLPNIPREEYPAQTLANEIYKEAGIRTVEIGTLLADRDPETRINRYPKLELVRLAIPRRTYTNNHMDYIAVAIKNVYDRRNEIQKGYNIVWESEILRHFTVELEKA; translated from the coding sequence ATGAAATTACCGTACGCAGAACCATTTAGAATTAAAATGGTTGAAGAAATCCGCCAATCTACCAAAGAAGAAAGAGAAGAATGGCTAAAAAACGCCAAATACAATTTATTTAATTTAAAGTCTTCTCAGGTTTATATCGACTTATTAACTGATTCGGGAACGGGCGCAATGAGCGACCAACAATGGGGAGCCTTGATGACAGGAGACGAAAGTTACGCAGGTTCTAAAAGTTTCGAACAACTGCACCAAACCGTCCAAAAGATTACTGGTTACAAATATTTACTTCCAACACACCAGGGCAGAGCCGCTGAAAATGTCTTGTTTTCAGTGTTGGTAAAAGATGGTGATGTGATCCCAGGAAACTCCCATTTCGATACTACCAAAGGACATATTGAAATCAGAAAAGCCCACGCCATCGATTGTACCGTTGATGAAGCTTTTGATATTGAAGATCCACATCCGTTTAAAGGAAACATCAATTTAGAAAAACTCGAAGAAGTTTATAAAGCGCATCCAAAAGAAAAAATTCCTTTCTGTTTAATTACGATTACCTGTAATTCGTCAGGAGGACAACCCGTTTCTTTGGAAAATATGAAAGCCGTAAAAGAACTTTCTGACCGTTATGGAATTCCAATCTATTTCGATTCTGCCAGATTTGCGGAGAATGCTTATTTCATTAAAATGAGAGAAAAAGGTCAGGAAAACAGAACCATAAAAGAAATTGCAAAAGAAGCATTTTCTTATGGAGTTGGAATGACGATGAGTTCAAAGAAAGATGGTTTAGTTAATATCGGTGGTTTCATTGCTTTGAATGATGCAGAGATTTTTAAAAAAGCTTCTAACTTCACGATTATTTTTGAAGGTTTCATCACTTATGGTGGAATGGCCGGAAGAGATATGGCAGCTTTAGCCGTTGGATTGAATGAAGCGACAGAATTTGAATATTTAGAAAGTCGTATTTCACAGGTAGAATATCTGGGAAATAAATTAATTAAATTCGGAATCCCTGTGCAGAAACCGATTGGCGGACACGCAGTTTTCATTGATTCTCTGCAATTCTTACCCAATATTCCAAGAGAAGAATATCCTGCTCAAACTTTGGCGAACGAAATTTACAAAGAAGCGGGAATAAGAACTGTAGAAATCGGAACTTTATTAGCCGACAGAGATCCAGAAACACGTATCAACCGTTATCCAAAATTAGAGTTGGTTCGTTTGGCAATTCCGCGTAGAACGTACACCAACAATCATATGGATTATATTGCGGTTGCTATTAAAAATGTTTACGACAGAAGAAACGAGATTCAGAAAGGATACAATATCGTTTGGGAATCTGAAATTTTACGACACTTTACGGTAGAATTAGAAAAAGCTTAA
- a CDS encoding CPXCG motif-containing cysteine-rich protein has translation MVEYFYTCPYCWEEISALLDPSIPNQTYIEDCEVCCNPIELHVIFESEELVGFEAVSIEQ, from the coding sequence ATGGTAGAATATTTTTATACCTGTCCATACTGTTGGGAAGAAATTTCTGCGCTTTTGGATCCTTCGATTCCGAACCAAACGTATATAGAAGATTGCGAAGTTTGCTGTAATCCGATAGAATTGCACGTGATTTTTGAATCCGAAGAATTGGTTGGCTTTGAAGCGGTGAGTATTGAGCAGTAA
- the msrB gene encoding peptide-methionine (R)-S-oxide reductase MsrB, producing MCSPIKPTEKSTSMENSTTKNNPYYSRTDRTKLDVPNSEWKKILDPDLYAVAREANTERPGTGKYNIYDELGDYYCAVCGNHLFRSDAKFSSTCGWPSFFEADKEGTAYKRDSTYGMERTEVLCKRCDSHLGHVFNDGPPPTGTRYCMNSVSLEFVGDSEKSTK from the coding sequence ATGTGTTCTCCAATTAAACCAACCGAAAAATCTACCTCAATGGAAAATTCAACTACAAAAAACAATCCATACTATTCCCGAACAGACCGAACAAAACTGGATGTTCCCAACTCTGAATGGAAAAAAATCCTCGATCCCGATTTATACGCCGTGGCAAGAGAAGCCAATACAGAAAGACCAGGAACTGGTAAGTATAACATCTATGACGAGTTAGGTGATTATTACTGCGCGGTCTGCGGAAATCATTTATTCCGTTCTGATGCCAAATTTTCTTCCACTTGTGGCTGGCCAAGTTTCTTCGAAGCTGACAAAGAAGGAACCGCTTACAAACGAGATTCAACCTATGGAATGGAAAGAACCGAAGTCCTGTGTAAAAGATGTGATTCGCATTTAGGTCACGTTTTCAACGATGGTCCGCCACCAACTGGAACTCGCTATTGTATGAATTCTGTAAGTCTGGAATTTGTGGGCGATAGCGAAAAATCAACAAAATAA
- a CDS encoding DUF445 domain-containing protein, whose translation MNDIEKKIQLRKYKMFATGLFVLMAIVFVVMTILEKKNDAHWIGYIRAFSEAAMVGALADWFAVTALFNYPLGIKIPHTNLIENSKERIGDNLGNFVVDNFLSPQNIRPYIQKIKISNFVGEWLSKERNQGNLIKEVSNIILDILNKLDDTEVVNFIGRKAKEMSDDLKINEIIGNGLEYVLDKKDHQRFITNLSKQIKEYVLNNQEMVKERVKSESYFLIPKFVDNNIADKITNGLSKYFEEVELDENHSLRKEITQKLYEFSKEIKTEEKWVEEFRNIKNDFLKEEKIQQYSTDIWNSIKKSLSKELEEENSALKNYIKKNLTELSQNLQTDEKFQNKIDGWVRATAYKYILKNTHQFGALISSTVGNWEGKELSAKLELEVGKDLQFIRVNGTIVGGLVGLIIYTVANFFI comes from the coding sequence ATGAATGATATAGAAAAAAAGATACAGCTGAGGAAATACAAAATGTTTGCCACAGGACTTTTCGTTTTGATGGCTATTGTATTTGTAGTAATGACGATTTTAGAAAAGAAAAATGATGCGCATTGGATTGGCTATATTCGTGCCTTCTCAGAAGCGGCGATGGTCGGTGCTTTGGCAGATTGGTTCGCAGTTACAGCGCTTTTCAACTATCCTCTCGGAATTAAAATTCCGCACACCAACCTGATCGAAAACAGCAAAGAAAGAATTGGCGACAATCTCGGAAATTTCGTGGTTGATAATTTCCTTTCTCCCCAGAACATTCGTCCTTATATTCAAAAGATCAAGATTTCAAATTTTGTAGGCGAGTGGCTTTCGAAAGAACGCAATCAGGGAAATTTAATAAAAGAGGTTTCGAATATCATTCTCGATATTTTAAATAAACTGGATGATACTGAAGTCGTGAATTTCATCGGCAGAAAAGCGAAAGAAATGTCTGATGATTTAAAAATCAATGAAATTATTGGTAACGGACTCGAATATGTTTTAGATAAAAAAGACCATCAAAGATTCATCACCAATCTTTCGAAACAGATTAAAGAATACGTTTTGAACAATCAGGAGATGGTAAAAGAACGCGTGAAAAGTGAAAGTTACTTTTTGATTCCAAAGTTCGTAGATAACAATATTGCTGACAAAATTACCAACGGACTTTCGAAATATTTCGAAGAAGTTGAATTGGATGAAAACCATTCTTTAAGAAAAGAAATCACGCAGAAGCTTTACGAGTTTTCTAAAGAAATTAAAACCGAAGAAAAATGGGTTGAAGAATTTAGAAACATTAAAAACGACTTTTTGAAAGAAGAAAAAATTCAACAGTATTCGACAGATATTTGGAACTCAATTAAAAAATCTCTCTCTAAAGAACTGGAAGAAGAAAATTCTGCGCTGAAAAATTATATCAAAAAAAATCTTACTGAACTTTCTCAAAATTTACAAACCGATGAGAAATTTCAAAACAAAATCGATGGTTGGGTTCGCGCCACAGCTTATAAATACATTCTAAAAAACACGCATCAATTCGGCGCTTTAATCAGTTCCACGGTTGGAAACTGGGAAGGTAAAGAACTCAGCGCAAAACTGGAACTGGAAGTCGGAAAAGATTTGCAGTTTATCCGCGTGAATGGAACAATTGTCGGTGGATTAGTTGGATTAATTATTTATACGGTGGCAAATTTCTTTATCTGA